The Maridesulfovibrio sp. genomic sequence TCGGAGGAAGCGTAATCATTGAATCCATCTTTGCCCTGCCCGGACTGGGGCAACTTTTTTATGGAGCGGTAATGGCCCGCGACTATTCATTAATCATGGGATCGCTTGTGCTGGGTGCCATGCTTACTTTGGCCGGCAACCTGCTGGCAGACATCGCCTATGGACTGGCAGACCCTCGTATCCGTGCTGGAGGGAGAGACTGATGGGTAACAAAAAACCACTCACCCCACCTTCCAAACTGCAAAAATACGGCCTGCTCTATCTCGGTCTTTTTCTGGTAGGCAGCGTTTCATTGGCGGCAGTTTTCGCTCCCCTGCTGACACCGTATGACCCTAATGCACTGAACGTGGATCACTTACTGCAGAGCCCTAGTGCAACGCACTTTTTCGGTACCGATGCCCTTGGGCGCGATGTGTTCGCCCGCATGCTTTACGGCGGAAGAGTCTCCCTGTGGGTCGGCTTTGTGGCTGTGGGAATTTCGACGGCTATCGGTCTGGCACTGGGTCTTGCCGCCGGATATTTCGGAGGATTGGTTGATGAAATCATCATGCGCGGGGTTGATGTCATGCTCTGCTTTCCTTCGTTCTTTCTAATCCTTGCAGTTATCGCCTTCCTTGAACCGGGCCTGACCAATATAATGATTGTCATTGGCTTTACCTCTTGGATGGGCGTGGCAAGGCTGGTCCGGGCCGAAACCCTGTCCCTGCGCAAACGGGATTTCGTACAGGCTTCAAGGCTTGCCGGGGCCGGGCCGATACGCATCATGCTGACCCACATCCTACCCAACGCCATCACCCCGGTGCTGGTATCAGCTACACTGGGCGTTGCCGGAGCGATTCTTGTGGAATCCTCACTCAGCTTTCTCGGCCTCGGGGTACAACCCCCGGATCCGTCATGGGGAAACCTGCTCATGGACGGCAAGGAAGTGCTGGAGATAGCCCCGTGGCTGTCCGTCTTCCCCGGCATGGCCATCCTGCTGACCGTACTCGGCTACAACCTGCTCGGTGAAGCCCTGCGCGACATTCTCGACCCGAGACTCAAACAATAACGGTAAAATTAATGCTGGAACTGCTTAGAATACGCGACCTTGCCCTTATTGAAGATGCTGAAATTGAATTCTCAGCAGGCATGAATGTTCTCACCGGTGAAACCGGAGCGGGTAAATCCTTCATCCTGCGGGCCATCGACTTCCTGACCGGGCAAAAAATGCGAGCGGACATGGTCCGCCCCGGCAAAGAACAGGCTTTTGTAGAAGCTCTGTTCATCCATCAGGACGGGTCTGAATCCATTGTACGCCGGGTTCTCTCAGCCGAGACAGGCCGCAGCCGGGTCTATGTGAACGACAAACTAAGTTCACAAAATACCATCCGCGACATGGGCTCATCCATGATCCTGCATACCAGCCAGCACGCCCAGCAGAAGCTGCTTCAGCCAGCTTACCAATGCCGGATGCTCGATACTTTTTTGGAAGATCTATCCCTACCCGGAAAAAAAGATGAAATACTGACCTCTCTGCGCGCCCTGCTGACCCAAAAGCAAGGACTTAAGGAACGCTCTGCCTCCCTGCTTGAAAAAAAAGACTTCCTAGAGTTTCAGCGTACTGAAATAGAAAAAGTCGCCCCGTATCCCGGAGAAGAAGACGAACTGCTGGAAAAGAAAAACACCTTGCGTGCGCAGGAAGATGCCGGGAAATGCATTCAGAACGCTATGGATATTATGCGCGGACCGCTTGACGTTTCCGGCGGAGTTTCCGCTCTGGGTTCAGAAATGGAGCGCATCTGTGAACTTTTCCCTGAATACGATCCGGACCGGGAAACAGTCATTGAATTTAAACATTTCCTTGACGAACTGGCTGGAAAACTACGCGCCCAACCCCTTGATTTTGATTCCGAAGAATCTATTGATGACATAGAATCACGACTTTACGAGCTATCCAAACTCAAACGCAAACTTGGACGCACCCTTGATCAGATTGTGGACCTGAAAAACGAAATTCAGGAAAATCTCGATTTTCTTGATTCCTGTGCACTTGAACTGGCCCAGATTGAAAAGAAAGAAAAAGAACTTGTAGAGCAACTTTCTACAGCTCTCGACAAATTGGCCGCAGCACGCAAAATTGCGGCCAAAAAGCTCACTGACCGCGTTGTTGACGACCTTAAAGGCCTCGGTTTTTCCGAGCATGTACAGGTCAAATTTGAATTTCAGCCCC encodes the following:
- a CDS encoding ABC transporter permease; the protein is MGNKKPLTPPSKLQKYGLLYLGLFLVGSVSLAAVFAPLLTPYDPNALNVDHLLQSPSATHFFGTDALGRDVFARMLYGGRVSLWVGFVAVGISTAIGLALGLAAGYFGGLVDEIIMRGVDVMLCFPSFFLILAVIAFLEPGLTNIMIVIGFTSWMGVARLVRAETLSLRKRDFVQASRLAGAGPIRIMLTHILPNAITPVLVSATLGVAGAILVESSLSFLGLGVQPPDPSWGNLLMDGKEVLEIAPWLSVFPGMAILLTVLGYNLLGEALRDILDPRLKQ
- a CDS encoding AAA family ATPase, with translation MLELLRIRDLALIEDAEIEFSAGMNVLTGETGAGKSFILRAIDFLTGQKMRADMVRPGKEQAFVEALFIHQDGSESIVRRVLSAETGRSRVYVNDKLSSQNTIRDMGSSMILHTSQHAQQKLLQPAYQCRMLDTFLEDLSLPGKKDEILTSLRALLTQKQGLKERSASLLEKKDFLEFQRTEIEKVAPYPGEEDELLEKKNTLRAQEDAGKCIQNAMDIMRGPLDVSGGVSALGSEMERICELFPEYDPDRETVIEFKHFLDELAGKLRAQPLDFDSEESIDDIESRLYELSKLKRKLGRTLDQIVDLKNEIQENLDFLDSCALELAQIEKKEKELVEQLSTALDKLAAARKIAAKKLTDRVVDDLKGLGFSEHVQVKFEFQPHELYPGLNEMRGRLMWIPNPGQAAQPLDKIASGGELSRFLLAITGLQGESEKPTLIFDEVDSGIGGHTLNRVGEKMQDLAARQQLIVITHWPQLAALAERHFLIHKGVVNKETFTTCRQLNNAEVKTELARMAGKE